From one Halothece sp. PCC 7418 genomic stretch:
- a CDS encoding NifB/NifX family molybdenum-iron cluster-binding protein produces MKIAIASQNKTSVTGHTGRCQKFWIYEINEQEITKKSLLELPKEQSLHNSSPDESHPLNGVQVLISGGMGRGLVRRLASYGIEGLITQETDLEKALAAYLDGTLVREEPEAHEHGHDVDSEHDHEHCHH; encoded by the coding sequence ATGAAAATTGCGATCGCGAGTCAGAATAAAACGAGTGTAACTGGGCATACAGGACGCTGCCAGAAGTTCTGGATTTATGAAATTAATGAGCAGGAAATTACTAAGAAATCCCTGCTGGAATTACCTAAGGAGCAATCCTTGCATAATAGCTCCCCTGATGAATCGCATCCTCTCAACGGGGTACAGGTGTTAATATCTGGCGGGATGGGGCGTGGGCTTGTCCGACGGCTTGCCTCCTATGGCATTGAAGGTCTTATTACCCAAGAAACCGATCTGGAGAAAGCCTTGGCTGCTTATCTGGATGGAACACTGGTACGGGAAGAACCAGAAGCCCATGAGCATGGGCATGATGTAGATAGTGAGCATGATCATGAACACTGCCATCACTAA
- a CDS encoding class I SAM-dependent methyltransferase produces the protein MNFIALTQLPKRLFAWGLAKANTADQTSIKLSNCREHSSLADLKRSLLGQIQGTVLEIGPGAGSNFAYYPTDIHWIGVEPNPFMSSYLHQEATQRGIQSIELYEGAAENLPVEADSADVVVSSHVLCSVSNLDQALQEVQRVLKPGGQFIFLEHVAAESCTWTRRIQEGVAPLWKSLFDNCHLNRETWQALEAAGFATLDYHHFQIPLPLVSPHIAGIATMP, from the coding sequence ATGAATTTTATCGCACTGACACAACTCCCGAAAAGGCTATTTGCTTGGGGATTAGCAAAGGCGAACACTGCCGACCAAACATCCATTAAGCTAAGTAACTGTCGAGAACATAGTAGCTTGGCTGACCTCAAACGATCGCTGCTCGGTCAGATTCAGGGAACGGTGTTAGAAATTGGTCCCGGTGCAGGGTCAAATTTTGCCTACTACCCCACCGATATACACTGGATTGGGGTAGAGCCGAACCCCTTTATGTCTTCCTATTTGCACCAAGAAGCCACGCAACGGGGAATTCAGAGCATTGAGCTTTATGAAGGTGCTGCCGAAAACCTACCCGTTGAAGCTGACAGCGCGGATGTGGTCGTCAGTTCCCATGTCTTGTGTTCGGTGAGCAACTTGGATCAGGCTTTACAGGAAGTGCAGCGAGTGCTCAAACCAGGGGGTCAATTTATCTTCTTAGAGCACGTCGCTGCTGAGAGTTGCACTTGGACTCGACGAATCCAAGAGGGAGTGGCCCCGCTTTGGAAAAGCCTCTTTGATAACTGCCATCTGAATCGGGAAACATGGCAAGCGCTAGAAGCAGCGGGTTTTGCAACGCTTGATTATCATCATTTCCAGATTCCTCTACCCCTGGTTAGTCCTCACATTGCTGGAATTGCCACGATGCCCTAG
- a CDS encoding MBL fold metallo-hydrolase, whose protein sequence is MTYGNPTLQITVLVENTAGGRGLLGEHGIAFLLETDHHRLLFDTGQGMALPHNARQLGISLQNLDAIVLSHGHYDHSGGLPALLEHTSQTDLFLHPAAIEPKYSARGDIGSPLQDEDSLKSLVRRLVWTDKVTEIVEGIWVTGPIPRQHPLEDTGGQFWRTENQATLDTLPDDQALFAATPQGWVVILGCAHAGVINTLNYIARLTGTDRFAAVIGGMHLLKASEPRIQATLECLKYYDVQVIGANHCTSLKAITTFLHELRDRCIDCRVGTRLNFSQEGVD, encoded by the coding sequence ATGACATACGGCAACCCGACTCTTCAAATCACGGTATTGGTGGAAAATACAGCAGGCGGACGCGGTTTACTGGGGGAACATGGCATCGCCTTTCTGCTGGAAACAGACCATCATCGCCTTCTTTTTGACACGGGACAAGGAATGGCGCTCCCCCACAATGCCCGACAATTGGGGATCTCCTTGCAGAATTTAGACGCGATCGTCCTCAGTCATGGTCACTATGACCACAGTGGCGGTTTACCTGCCCTGTTAGAGCACACTTCGCAGACTGATTTATTTTTGCATCCAGCAGCCATTGAGCCGAAGTACAGTGCTCGCGGTGACATTGGTTCTCCCTTGCAGGATGAAGACAGCTTAAAAAGCCTGGTTCGTCGTCTGGTCTGGACGGACAAAGTCACAGAAATTGTTGAGGGAATCTGGGTGACGGGACCCATCCCCCGTCAGCATCCCTTAGAAGATACAGGAGGTCAGTTTTGGCGCACCGAAAACCAAGCCACGCTCGATACCTTACCCGATGACCAAGCCCTCTTTGCTGCAACTCCCCAAGGCTGGGTTGTGATTTTAGGCTGTGCCCACGCTGGCGTGATCAATACTCTGAACTATATTGCCCGCCTCACCGGTACGGATCGCTTTGCTGCTGTCATTGGTGGTATGCACCTGTTAAAGGCTAGTGAACCCCGTATCCAGGCGACCCTAGAGTGCCTAAAATATTATGATGTGCAGGTGATTGGGGCTAACCATTGTACCAGTCTCAAGGCAATCACCACTTTTTTACATGAACTGCGCGATCGCTGCATCGATTGTCGGGTTGGGACACGACTTAATTTTAGTCAAGAGGGAGTTGATTAA
- the petC gene encoding cytochrome b6-f complex iron-sulfur subunit — protein MNNAIPNESPELSRRQLLNFLTGATVAATVGAALYPVSQFFVPPREVNAGGGILAKDKLGNPIPASQILANPPGTRALIAGLAGEPTYLIVQEDGTLGDRGIVNNCTHLGCTFPWNENAEQFQCPCHGSLYDPAGNVVRGPAPLPLKLVHVTVKDDAIWLYPWTETDPRTGEQPWWV, from the coding sequence ATGAATAATGCAATTCCCAATGAAAGTCCAGAACTCTCGCGACGGCAATTACTCAACTTTTTGACTGGTGCGACTGTGGCAGCTACGGTTGGAGCAGCGTTGTATCCAGTGAGCCAATTTTTTGTCCCTCCTCGGGAAGTTAATGCAGGGGGTGGTATTTTAGCTAAAGACAAGCTCGGTAACCCCATTCCAGCTAGCCAAATCTTGGCAAATCCTCCAGGAACCCGAGCCTTGATTGCTGGTCTGGCTGGTGAACCCACCTATCTGATTGTTCAGGAGGATGGCACACTCGGCGATCGCGGTATTGTCAATAATTGTACCCACTTGGGCTGCACGTTCCCTTGGAATGAGAATGCTGAGCAGTTTCAATGTCCTTGTCATGGCTCGTTATATGATCCCGCAGGCAATGTTGTGCGGGGGCCTGCTCCACTGCCCCTTAAGCTGGTTCATGTAACAGTCAAGGATGATGCAATTTGGCTATATCCCTGGACAGAGACAGATCCGCGTACAGGTGAACAACCCTGGTGGGTCTAA
- a CDS encoding DUF2892 domain-containing protein, translating into MFTNVGTTDRLLRLLIASVLFYLGLFSYAGSALGIGLDVAGAVALLTGLFGFCGLYRLLGLNTHQSNPNS; encoded by the coding sequence ATGTTTACCAACGTCGGCACGACGGATCGCTTGTTGCGACTGCTAATCGCCAGTGTATTGTTCTACCTTGGACTCTTTTCCTATGCTGGGTCAGCCCTAGGCATTGGTTTAGATGTGGCTGGGGCTGTTGCCCTGCTGACAGGGTTGTTCGGTTTTTGTGGTCTCTATCGACTGCTGGGTCTGAATACCCACCAGTCCAATCCAAACTCATAG
- a CDS encoding O-antigen ligase family protein, with amino-acid sequence MNPLQSQSKRSSGQLFALLTGFFYILLTLIPDSHSLMVAWPWVLIWQVGIICPVLWFLSILLRENCFPQLGNKIDIWIALVIISLIITTLYAEIPQKAIWYSWTTLCLILALYALNHGLVSPQKRYRLLQFQGGLAIAFILVSLLVWGVQTFLPELERLQSLRELGVNVRFDFSVLELRNWAPLGHQNYVAGYLVLVLPLLIALGIVESGWRRWVWIAGVAVGLLDLYTTSSRGGWLGFFVVLLTGLIILLVRSSLPRLWLILSALGSILLVLLFILANNRLRSLLFAVLSGEGGGQFAYRLITMTVGWDMGSSHFLTGIGLGNVPWLYQEYFPHWAGYEAQLIYQLHSTPAQLFAELGLWAVLLQLGAIFLLLYLGRRWWVRELETTDFILTGSLFCAFIGYFTLSLTDYQLDNIAISGTLVIYLAVIASTLRKQEFLALQSGYRLAWAGCGFLVAVIIWLIPIHRAWATSTQGFSGLAQEEVNLDLFIDKLTQAHELVPWEPYYPYQLGWNLGDIALTSNNPSQEQALLPQAIKGFEAGLNASRDREFGYTNLGWLHLKAGNPTAATTAFAESAQLVPAKRGIFYGLGLSLLAQNQRELAVEALTLEVLRDPSFITTPLWQLRILQPIYPQVLESAIAQCSNFLNQDTLPPDLIPYFHRVRGIFLWWQGNLTAAGEDLEQYGDGLSQALLKISLGEEVATVEQQLSPSPAKLVFSAWSNPSNRSQLLQQAALKARKERLPEQYLAEVLTTMENAETFEEWLKQNPPIWQYRRKRLGFNVNMRQMGGAVPSDYFRVVENLPISLWFKPVFPTSAYFPELDQALTSQRESLLDKL; translated from the coding sequence ATGAATCCTCTTCAATCTCAATCCAAACGCAGTAGCGGTCAATTGTTTGCGCTACTAACTGGCTTCTTTTATATTTTATTGACGCTGATCCCAGATAGTCATAGCTTAATGGTTGCTTGGCCCTGGGTATTGATTTGGCAAGTGGGCATCATTTGTCCTGTCTTGTGGTTTCTCAGCATTCTTCTTCGGGAAAATTGCTTTCCCCAACTGGGTAACAAAATTGATATTTGGATAGCCTTAGTGATCATCAGCTTAATCATCACCACCCTTTATGCTGAAATTCCTCAGAAAGCGATCTGGTATAGTTGGACAACTCTCTGTTTAATTCTTGCACTATATGCTCTCAATCATGGGTTAGTTTCTCCCCAAAAACGATATCGGTTATTACAATTTCAGGGTGGACTTGCCATTGCTTTTATTCTTGTCAGTCTTCTTGTCTGGGGGGTTCAGACCTTTTTACCAGAATTAGAGCGTTTACAATCTTTGAGAGAGTTGGGTGTCAATGTCAGATTTGACTTCTCTGTTTTGGAGTTACGAAACTGGGCCCCTTTAGGACATCAAAATTATGTTGCTGGCTATTTGGTGTTAGTCCTTCCTTTACTGATTGCATTGGGAATTGTGGAATCAGGTTGGCGACGATGGGTTTGGATCGCAGGTGTAGCGGTGGGGTTACTTGATTTATATACCACCAGTTCTCGGGGAGGATGGTTAGGTTTTTTCGTTGTTTTATTGACGGGATTAATTATTCTATTAGTGCGGAGTTCTCTCCCTCGATTATGGTTAATTCTAAGTGCGCTCGGAAGCATTTTACTTGTCCTCCTCTTTATTTTGGCAAATAATCGCCTCCGCAGTTTGTTGTTTGCTGTTTTATCAGGAGAAGGAGGCGGACAATTTGCATATCGCTTGATTACAATGACTGTCGGCTGGGACATGGGAAGCAGTCATTTCCTGACTGGAATCGGCTTAGGAAATGTCCCTTGGTTATATCAAGAGTATTTTCCCCATTGGGCTGGATATGAAGCCCAGTTGATTTATCAGTTACATAGTACACCCGCTCAATTATTTGCTGAATTAGGACTTTGGGCGGTTCTGCTTCAACTGGGGGCAATCTTTTTATTATTATATTTAGGGCGACGGTGGTGGGTTCGTGAGCTAGAAACAACGGACTTTATTCTCACAGGAAGTCTTTTCTGTGCATTCATTGGTTACTTTACTCTCAGTTTGACAGATTACCAGTTAGACAACATTGCAATTAGTGGAACATTAGTCATTTATTTAGCTGTCATTGCCTCCACACTACGAAAGCAGGAATTCCTTGCGCTACAGTCAGGATATCGGTTGGCTTGGGCTGGATGTGGATTCCTTGTTGCGGTTATTATCTGGTTAATTCCCATTCATCGCGCTTGGGCAACTTCAACTCAAGGCTTTAGTGGGTTAGCCCAAGAAGAGGTCAATCTTGATCTGTTTATAGATAAGTTAACGCAAGCCCATGAACTTGTACCTTGGGAACCTTATTATCCTTATCAATTGGGCTGGAATTTAGGAGATATTGCTTTGACTTCTAATAATCCCTCTCAAGAACAAGCCTTATTACCCCAAGCGATTAAGGGGTTTGAAGCGGGATTAAACGCATCGCGCGATCGCGAGTTTGGTTATACTAACTTAGGATGGTTGCATCTCAAAGCTGGGAATCCAACAGCAGCGACAACTGCTTTTGCCGAATCAGCACAACTGGTTCCAGCCAAACGGGGGATTTTCTACGGATTAGGTCTGAGTCTCCTCGCTCAAAATCAAAGGGAATTAGCGGTTGAAGCGTTAACTTTGGAAGTGTTGAGAGATCCCAGTTTTATTACCACTCCTCTTTGGCAGTTGCGGATTTTACAGCCGATTTATCCGCAAGTTTTAGAAAGCGCGATCGCGCAATGCAGTAATTTCCTCAACCAAGACACTTTACCTCCAGACTTAATTCCTTATTTTCATCGTGTGCGTGGTATTTTTCTCTGGTGGCAAGGTAATTTAACCGCAGCTGGTGAAGATTTAGAGCAGTATGGTGACGGGTTAAGCCAAGCCTTATTAAAGATTAGTCTGGGTGAAGAAGTCGCAACCGTTGAACAGCAACTTTCTCCCTCACCTGCCAAACTGGTGTTTTCTGCATGGTCAAATCCCAGTAATCGCTCTCAATTATTACAGCAAGCTGCACTCAAAGCCAGAAAAGAAAGATTACCAGAGCAATACTTAGCAGAGGTTTTAACGACGATGGAAAATGCTGAGACATTTGAGGAATGGTTAAAACAGAATCCTCCGATTTGGCAATATCGCAGAAAAAGATTGGGATTTAACGTCAATATGCGTCAGATGGGAGGAGCAGTCCCCAGCGATTATTTTAGAGTTGTGGAGAATTTACCGATCAGTCTCTGGTTTAAGCCAGTGTTTCCCACCTCGGCTTATTTTCCAGAATTAGATCAGGCGTTAACATCGCAACGAGAGTCTTTATTAGACAAACTTTGA
- a CDS encoding DNA phosphorothioation system restriction enzyme: protein MSQIQTTIHWEILAQNYEQSHRRQGNLREKPRGYHFQRLGSPRLPSDLVLRDYQTQAVVSWFRQRGRGMLKMATGSGKTITALAITTELHEKIGLQALLVVCPYRHLVTQWARECGKFNLQPLLAFESVEQWQRTLSNQLYHLTKGTQDFLTIITTKATLIKEGFQSQLPYFPEKTLIVGDEAHHLGTPRLLASLPSQIGLRLGLSATPERYFDETGTDGVFHYFGATLSPQFTLADAIAQGALVPYFYYPLFVELTAAEALTYAKFTKRIGWALADNPNWNTNETLTSLLMQRSRLVGTAENKLPTLARLMSTRLDTSHTLFYCGDGAIETRSDGIHRQVAAVTRLLGNELGFRVHSYTAETPMKEREQLRIQFEQGELQGLVAIHCLDEGVDIPAIRHAVILASTGNPRQFIQRRGRVLRPHSGKTEATIFDMIAIPPQLDRETWEVERNLLRKELKRFLEFAKLAKNAAAASEKLLTLQEQYRLPPD from the coding sequence ATGAGCCAGATTCAAACGACAATTCATTGGGAAATCCTTGCACAAAATTATGAACAGTCTCATCGCCGTCAGGGAAACCTTCGCGAGAAGCCAAGAGGGTATCATTTTCAGCGTCTGGGATCTCCTCGACTTCCTTCAGATTTGGTTTTAAGAGACTATCAAACCCAAGCCGTGGTCAGTTGGTTTCGTCAACGAGGGCGGGGAATGCTCAAAATGGCGACGGGAAGCGGTAAAACCATTACCGCCTTGGCAATTACTACGGAACTCCATGAGAAGATTGGTTTACAAGCGTTATTGGTGGTCTGTCCTTATCGTCATCTGGTCACGCAATGGGCGCGAGAATGTGGAAAGTTTAATTTACAGCCCCTTTTAGCATTTGAAAGTGTCGAACAATGGCAACGAACTTTATCGAATCAGCTTTATCATCTCACCAAGGGCACGCAAGACTTTTTAACCATTATTACCACTAAGGCGACCCTGATCAAGGAAGGTTTTCAATCGCAACTGCCTTATTTCCCAGAAAAAACGCTCATTGTTGGTGATGAAGCCCATCATTTGGGAACGCCACGCTTGCTTGCTAGTTTACCCTCTCAAATTGGCTTACGTCTTGGATTATCGGCAACCCCAGAACGCTATTTTGATGAAACGGGAACCGATGGGGTCTTTCACTATTTTGGTGCGACCTTAAGTCCTCAGTTTACGCTTGCAGACGCGATCGCGCAAGGAGCTCTCGTCCCTTATTTCTACTATCCCCTGTTTGTGGAGTTAACTGCTGCGGAAGCCTTGACTTATGCCAAATTCACCAAACGCATTGGTTGGGCGTTAGCTGATAACCCCAATTGGAATACCAATGAGACCTTAACGTCTTTACTGATGCAGCGATCGCGCTTAGTCGGTACTGCGGAAAATAAACTTCCTACCCTCGCTCGCTTAATGTCCACCCGCTTAGACACCAGTCATACTTTATTTTATTGTGGCGATGGCGCGATCGAAACGCGATCGGATGGCATTCATCGTCAAGTGGCTGCAGTGACTCGTCTACTCGGAAATGAACTGGGGTTTCGAGTCCATAGCTATACCGCCGAAACGCCAATGAAAGAAAGAGAACAATTACGAATCCAGTTTGAACAGGGGGAACTGCAAGGGTTAGTCGCGATTCATTGTTTAGACGAAGGGGTCGATATTCCAGCAATTCGTCATGCGGTAATTTTAGCGAGTACAGGAAACCCCCGCCAATTTATCCAACGACGAGGGCGCGTCTTACGTCCTCATTCTGGTAAAACTGAGGCGACTATTTTTGATATGATTGCCATTCCGCCACAGCTTGATCGGGAAACTTGGGAGGTGGAACGCAACTTATTACGGAAAGAATTAAAACGATTTCTGGAATTTGCCAAACTCGCTAAAAACGCAGCAGCAGCCAGTGAGAAATTACTCACCCTACAGGAACAATATAGACTCCCTCCAGACTAG